A genomic segment from Nicotiana tabacum cultivar K326 chromosome 9, ASM71507v2, whole genome shotgun sequence encodes:
- the LOC107818276 gene encoding protein HIRA isoform X1, whose protein sequence is MIAEKPSWIRHEGMQIFSIDIQPGGLRFATGGGDHKVRIWNMKSVGRDLEADESTPKLLATLRDHFGSVNCVRWAKHGRYVASGSDDQVILVHERKPGSGTTEFGSGEPPDVENWKVTMTLRGHTADVVDLNWSPDDSTLASGSLDNTIHIWSMSNGICTAVLRGHSSLVKGVTWDPIGSFIASQSDDKTVIIWRTSDWSLAHRTEGHWAKSLGSTFFRRLGWSPCGHYITTTHGFQKPRHSAPVLERGEWSATFDFLGHNAPVIVVKFNHSMFRRNLANAQEVKNASLGWSNGSSKNGGKESQPYNVIAIGSQDRTITVWTTASPRPLFVAKHFFSQSVVDLSWSPDGYSLFACSLDGSVATFHFDGNELGVRLSDAELEELKRSRYGDVRGRQANLAESPAQLLLEAAAAKQSSSKKLTKDLTQVQATSKSSVDLVSVVKIPKPQSDNGKKTEGVSSDSLNKPAASTRMSSPVKQREYRRPDGRKRIIPEAVGVPTQQENISGIPESPAIEFPKKTVDQRKDENGMVLSDASVREGFVRKTVGLSADQKERSGLTARASISESLIIEKISPSVGKDGSITIEQMGIVKDPPHLGSGGTLLIRVFDNKEGEGTGPICLEAQPREQAANDILGAGNSFVMKETEILCTRGSQTLWSDRISGKVTVLAGNANFWAVGCEDGCVQIYTKCGRRAMPTMMMGSAAVFVDCDESWKFLLVTRKGSFYLWDLFNRKCLLQDSLASLLSSDPKANAGTIKVISAKLSASGFPLVVLATRHAYLFDMSLMCWLRVADDCFPASNFSSSWSSGSLHGGELAALQVDVRKFLARRPGWSRVTDDGVQTRAHLEAQLASALALKSPSEYRQCLLSYIRFLAREADESRLREVCESFLGPPTGMAEAASSDSNKTAWDPCVLGLKKHRLLREDILPAMASNRKVQRLLNEFMDLLSEYDDMSPEQNNVGTTTSTEMNLEQTNVATTTSFPATDKMDTDVPMTQRTVPQTPITNPTPSTSINDRGTPARPAVQSSDHVEPCILLKETMDSDQQETDVAKSVPPPTDQMNLDPPASVESEPSPSPKEKVS, encoded by the exons ATGATTGCTGAGAAACCCAGTTGGATTAGACATGAGGGTATGCAAATTTTCTCTATTGATATTCAGCCTGGTGGACTTAGGTTTGCCACTGGTGGTGGTGATCACAAG GTTAGGATATGGAACATGAAATCTGTAGGTAGAGACTTGGAAGCAGATGAATCTACACCGAAACTTCTTGCCACACTACGCGATCATTTTGGGTCAGTAAACTGTGTTAGATGGGCAAAACATGGTCGATATGTTGCTTCTGGCTCTGACGATCAGGTGATTCTAGTCCATGAGAGGAAACCTGGCTCAGGAACCACAGAGTTTGGCAGTGGAGAGCCCCCTGATGTAGAGAATTGGAAAGTTACTATGACTTTGAGAGGACACACTGCAGATGTG GTGGATCTAAATTGGTCTCCAGACGACTCGACATTGGCTAGTGGTAGTCTCGACAACACCATCCATATCTGGAGTATGAGCAATGGTATATGCACTGCTGTTCTGAGGGGTCACTCTAGTCTTGTTAAAGGTGTCACATGGGATCCAATTGGTTCATTTATAGCTAGTCAATCAGATGATAAGACTGTCATCATTTGGCGAACAAGTGACTGGAGCCTTGCTCATAGAACTGAAGGTCATTGGGCAAAATCT CTTGGGTCAACCTTCTTTAGGCGGCTTGGATGGTCACCCTGTGGACACTATATAACTACTACTCATGGTTTTCAAAAGCCTAGGCATTCTGCTCCTGTTCTGGAGAGAGGGGAATGGTCTGCCACTTTTGACTTCTTAGGGCACAATGCTCCTGTTATTGTGGTTAAGTTTAATCATTCTATGTTTCGGAGGAATTTGGCTAATGCGCAGGAAGTGAAAAATGCATCTCTTGGATGGTCAAATGGTTCTTCAAAAAATGGAGGAAAAGAGTCCCAACCCTACAATGTTATTGCTATAGGAAGTCAAGATCGCACTATAACTGTGTGGACAACAGCAAGTCCACGTCCTCTTTTTGTCGCTAAACATTTCTTTTCTCAAAGTGTTGTGGATTTATCATG GAGCCCTGATGGATATTCACTCTTTGCATGTTCTTTGGATGGAAGTGTAGCCACTTTCCATTTTGATGGGAATGAACTAGGTGTTCGGTTATCTGATGCTGAATTAGAGGAGTTGAAGAGAAGCCGCTATGGTGATGTTAGAGGCCGACAAGCAAATTTAGCCGAAAGTCCAGCTCAACTATTACTTGAAGCAGCAGCTGCAAAGCAAAGTTCAAGCAAAAAACTAACTAAGGATCTTACACAAGTTCAAGCAACCTCAAAATCTTCTGTTGATTTGGTGAGTGTGGTGAAGATTCCTAAACCGCAATCTGATAACGGGAAAAAGACCGAAGGAGTTAGCAGTGATAGCTTAAATAAACCCGCAGCCTCTACCCGCATGTCAAGTCCCGTGAAGCAAAGAGAGTACAGACGGCCCGATGGTCGAAAGAGGATAATTCCAGAAGCAGTTGGTGTGCCAACCCAGCAGGAGAACATCTCCGGAATTCCTGAATCTCCTGCTATTGAATTCCCTAAGAAGACAGTGGATCAGAGGAAAGATGAGAATGGTATGGTACTGTCTGATGCAAGTGTTAGGGAAGGATTTGTAAGGAAAACAGTTGGTCTCAGTGCTGACCAAAAGGAGCGCTCAGGTCTAACTGCCAGAGCTAGCATCAGTGAGAGCCTCATCATTGAGAAGATTTCGCCTTCTGTAGGCAAGGATGGAAGCATCACCATAGAACAGATGGGAATTGTCAAGGATCCGCCTCATTTGGGTTCTGGTGGTACTCTTTTAATCAGGGTTTTTGATAATAAAGAAGGGGAGGGCACTGGTCCAATTTGCTTAGAGGCTCAACCCAGAGAACAAGCTGCTAATGATATTTTAGGGGCAGGAAATTCATTTGTAATGAAGGAAACTGAGATACTTTGTACAAGGGGGAGTCAAACCCTCTGGTCTGACCGGATTTCTGGAAAAGTTACTGTTTTGGCTGGAAATGCCAACTTTTGGGCTGTGGGATGTGAAGACGGATGCGTTCAG ATTTATACAAAGTGTGGACGACGTGCCATGCCAACCATGATGATGGGATCTGCTGCAGTGTTTGTTGATTGTGATGAATCTTGGAAGTTTTTGCTTGTCACAAGGAAAGGGTCATTTTATCTATGGGATCTATTTAATCGGAAGTGTCTCCTTCAAGACTCTTTGGCTTCCCTTTTATCTTCAGATCCAAAGGCGAATGCAG GCACAATCAAAGTGATATCAGCAAAATTATCAGCGTCTGGTTTTCCTCTTGTTGTCCTGGCCACACGGCATGCATACCTCTTTGATATGAGCCTCATGTGCTGGCTGAGGGTTGCAGATGATTGTTTTCCTGCATCGAATTTTTCAAGCTCCTGGAGTTCGGGCTCATTGCATGGTGGTGAGCTAGCGGCATTGCAGGTGGATGTTAGGAAGTTCCTGGCTAGAAGACCCGGTTGGAGCAG AGTCACAGATGATGGGGTACAAACACGTGCTCATTTGGAGGCTCAGTTGGCTTCTGCTCTTGCTTTGAAGTCTCCTAGTGAATATCGTCAATGCCTTTTATCCTACATCCGGTTTTTAGCAAG AGAGGCAGATGAGTCACGCTTGAGAGAAGTTTGTGAGAGCTTTCTTGGGCCTCCCACAGGGATGGCTGAGGCTGCATCCTCTGATTCAAATAAAACTGCTTGGGACCCTTGTGTACTT GGTTTGAAAAAACACAGACTCCTTAGAGAAGACATACTTCCAGCAATGGCATCGAATAGGAAAGTACAGCGGCTGCTCAACGAGTTCATGGATCTCCTCTCAGAATATGACGACATGAGTCCTGAACAAAACAATGTCGGGACCACCACATCAACTGAAATGAATCTTGAACAGACCAATGTTGCAACCACTACATCTTTTCCGGCTACAGATAAGATGGATACCGATGTCCCTATGACTCAAAGAACAGTTCCACAGACACCAATAACTAACCCAACACCTTCCACGTCTATAAATGACCGAGGGACTCCTGCTCGTCCTGCAGTACAATCAAGTGATCATGTTGAGCCTTGTATACTTTTGAAAGAAACAATGGACTCGGATCAACAAGAAACTGATGTAGCTAAATCTGTACCACCTCCAACAGATCAAATGAACTTGGATCCGCCTGCATCAGTTGAATCGGAACCATCTCCTTCACCAAAGGAGAAGGTTTCTTGA
- the LOC107818276 gene encoding protein HIRA isoform X2 produces the protein MSNGICTAVLRGHSSLVKGVTWDPIGSFIASQSDDKTVIIWRTSDWSLAHRTEGHWAKSLGSTFFRRLGWSPCGHYITTTHGFQKPRHSAPVLERGEWSATFDFLGHNAPVIVVKFNHSMFRRNLANAQEVKNASLGWSNGSSKNGGKESQPYNVIAIGSQDRTITVWTTASPRPLFVAKHFFSQSVVDLSWSPDGYSLFACSLDGSVATFHFDGNELGVRLSDAELEELKRSRYGDVRGRQANLAESPAQLLLEAAAAKQSSSKKLTKDLTQVQATSKSSVDLVSVVKIPKPQSDNGKKTEGVSSDSLNKPAASTRMSSPVKQREYRRPDGRKRIIPEAVGVPTQQENISGIPESPAIEFPKKTVDQRKDENGMVLSDASVREGFVRKTVGLSADQKERSGLTARASISESLIIEKISPSVGKDGSITIEQMGIVKDPPHLGSGGTLLIRVFDNKEGEGTGPICLEAQPREQAANDILGAGNSFVMKETEILCTRGSQTLWSDRISGKVTVLAGNANFWAVGCEDGCVQIYTKCGRRAMPTMMMGSAAVFVDCDESWKFLLVTRKGSFYLWDLFNRKCLLQDSLASLLSSDPKANAGTIKVISAKLSASGFPLVVLATRHAYLFDMSLMCWLRVADDCFPASNFSSSWSSGSLHGGELAALQVDVRKFLARRPGWSRVTDDGVQTRAHLEAQLASALALKSPSEYRQCLLSYIRFLAREADESRLREVCESFLGPPTGMAEAASSDSNKTAWDPCVLGLKKHRLLREDILPAMASNRKVQRLLNEFMDLLSEYDDMSPEQNNVGTTTSTEMNLEQTNVATTTSFPATDKMDTDVPMTQRTVPQTPITNPTPSTSINDRGTPARPAVQSSDHVEPCILLKETMDSDQQETDVAKSVPPPTDQMNLDPPASVESEPSPSPKEKVS, from the exons ATGAGCAATGGTATATGCACTGCTGTTCTGAGGGGTCACTCTAGTCTTGTTAAAGGTGTCACATGGGATCCAATTGGTTCATTTATAGCTAGTCAATCAGATGATAAGACTGTCATCATTTGGCGAACAAGTGACTGGAGCCTTGCTCATAGAACTGAAGGTCATTGGGCAAAATCT CTTGGGTCAACCTTCTTTAGGCGGCTTGGATGGTCACCCTGTGGACACTATATAACTACTACTCATGGTTTTCAAAAGCCTAGGCATTCTGCTCCTGTTCTGGAGAGAGGGGAATGGTCTGCCACTTTTGACTTCTTAGGGCACAATGCTCCTGTTATTGTGGTTAAGTTTAATCATTCTATGTTTCGGAGGAATTTGGCTAATGCGCAGGAAGTGAAAAATGCATCTCTTGGATGGTCAAATGGTTCTTCAAAAAATGGAGGAAAAGAGTCCCAACCCTACAATGTTATTGCTATAGGAAGTCAAGATCGCACTATAACTGTGTGGACAACAGCAAGTCCACGTCCTCTTTTTGTCGCTAAACATTTCTTTTCTCAAAGTGTTGTGGATTTATCATG GAGCCCTGATGGATATTCACTCTTTGCATGTTCTTTGGATGGAAGTGTAGCCACTTTCCATTTTGATGGGAATGAACTAGGTGTTCGGTTATCTGATGCTGAATTAGAGGAGTTGAAGAGAAGCCGCTATGGTGATGTTAGAGGCCGACAAGCAAATTTAGCCGAAAGTCCAGCTCAACTATTACTTGAAGCAGCAGCTGCAAAGCAAAGTTCAAGCAAAAAACTAACTAAGGATCTTACACAAGTTCAAGCAACCTCAAAATCTTCTGTTGATTTGGTGAGTGTGGTGAAGATTCCTAAACCGCAATCTGATAACGGGAAAAAGACCGAAGGAGTTAGCAGTGATAGCTTAAATAAACCCGCAGCCTCTACCCGCATGTCAAGTCCCGTGAAGCAAAGAGAGTACAGACGGCCCGATGGTCGAAAGAGGATAATTCCAGAAGCAGTTGGTGTGCCAACCCAGCAGGAGAACATCTCCGGAATTCCTGAATCTCCTGCTATTGAATTCCCTAAGAAGACAGTGGATCAGAGGAAAGATGAGAATGGTATGGTACTGTCTGATGCAAGTGTTAGGGAAGGATTTGTAAGGAAAACAGTTGGTCTCAGTGCTGACCAAAAGGAGCGCTCAGGTCTAACTGCCAGAGCTAGCATCAGTGAGAGCCTCATCATTGAGAAGATTTCGCCTTCTGTAGGCAAGGATGGAAGCATCACCATAGAACAGATGGGAATTGTCAAGGATCCGCCTCATTTGGGTTCTGGTGGTACTCTTTTAATCAGGGTTTTTGATAATAAAGAAGGGGAGGGCACTGGTCCAATTTGCTTAGAGGCTCAACCCAGAGAACAAGCTGCTAATGATATTTTAGGGGCAGGAAATTCATTTGTAATGAAGGAAACTGAGATACTTTGTACAAGGGGGAGTCAAACCCTCTGGTCTGACCGGATTTCTGGAAAAGTTACTGTTTTGGCTGGAAATGCCAACTTTTGGGCTGTGGGATGTGAAGACGGATGCGTTCAG ATTTATACAAAGTGTGGACGACGTGCCATGCCAACCATGATGATGGGATCTGCTGCAGTGTTTGTTGATTGTGATGAATCTTGGAAGTTTTTGCTTGTCACAAGGAAAGGGTCATTTTATCTATGGGATCTATTTAATCGGAAGTGTCTCCTTCAAGACTCTTTGGCTTCCCTTTTATCTTCAGATCCAAAGGCGAATGCAG GCACAATCAAAGTGATATCAGCAAAATTATCAGCGTCTGGTTTTCCTCTTGTTGTCCTGGCCACACGGCATGCATACCTCTTTGATATGAGCCTCATGTGCTGGCTGAGGGTTGCAGATGATTGTTTTCCTGCATCGAATTTTTCAAGCTCCTGGAGTTCGGGCTCATTGCATGGTGGTGAGCTAGCGGCATTGCAGGTGGATGTTAGGAAGTTCCTGGCTAGAAGACCCGGTTGGAGCAG AGTCACAGATGATGGGGTACAAACACGTGCTCATTTGGAGGCTCAGTTGGCTTCTGCTCTTGCTTTGAAGTCTCCTAGTGAATATCGTCAATGCCTTTTATCCTACATCCGGTTTTTAGCAAG AGAGGCAGATGAGTCACGCTTGAGAGAAGTTTGTGAGAGCTTTCTTGGGCCTCCCACAGGGATGGCTGAGGCTGCATCCTCTGATTCAAATAAAACTGCTTGGGACCCTTGTGTACTT GGTTTGAAAAAACACAGACTCCTTAGAGAAGACATACTTCCAGCAATGGCATCGAATAGGAAAGTACAGCGGCTGCTCAACGAGTTCATGGATCTCCTCTCAGAATATGACGACATGAGTCCTGAACAAAACAATGTCGGGACCACCACATCAACTGAAATGAATCTTGAACAGACCAATGTTGCAACCACTACATCTTTTCCGGCTACAGATAAGATGGATACCGATGTCCCTATGACTCAAAGAACAGTTCCACAGACACCAATAACTAACCCAACACCTTCCACGTCTATAAATGACCGAGGGACTCCTGCTCGTCCTGCAGTACAATCAAGTGATCATGTTGAGCCTTGTATACTTTTGAAAGAAACAATGGACTCGGATCAACAAGAAACTGATGTAGCTAAATCTGTACCACCTCCAACAGATCAAATGAACTTGGATCCGCCTGCATCAGTTGAATCGGAACCATCTCCTTCACCAAAGGAGAAGGTTTCTTGA
- the LOC107818277 gene encoding alcohol-forming fatty acyl-CoA reductase-like, producing the protein MELPSIVKFLENRTILVTGATGFLAKIFVEKILRIQPNVKKLYLLLRAADDKAAIQRFNTEVVAKDLFKVLKEKCGANFCTFVSQRTTVVPGDITCENLGVKDSNLLDEMWREVDIVVNLAATTNFDERYDVALGINTFGARHVLSFAKKCNKLKVLLHVSTAYVCGEKPGLMLEIPYYMGETLNGTSGLDIEAEKKLIEETLKQLKAEDASDKAITIALKELGLERARKYGWPNTYVFTKTMGEMLLGNLKEDVPLVIVRPTIITSTFKEPFPGWVEGIRTIDSLAVGYGKGRITCFLGNPKTILDVIPADMVVNAMIVAMVAHADQMGSETIYQVGSSVSNPLEITNLKEYGFNYFRKYPWINKMDGKPIIVGQVTMLSTMDSFRKYMALHYLLPLKGLEIVNTACCQYFQGKYLELYRKIKFVMRLIDLYGPYLFFKSIFDDLNTEKLRMVAKESGVETDIFYFDPKTINWEDYFMKTHLPGVVRYVFK; encoded by the exons ATGGAGTTACCAAGTATTGTCAAGTTTCTTGAGAACAGAACCATTCTTGTTACTGGTGCCACTGGCTTTTTGGCAAAGA TTTTTGTGGAGAAAATACTTAGGATTCAACCAAATGTAAAGAAGCTCTATCTTCTTTTAAGAGCTGCAGATGACAAGGCAGCCATACAACGTTTCAATACTGAG GTAGTGGCAAAGGACCTGTTCAAGGTTCTAAAAGAAAAATGTGGGGCAAATTTTTGTACATTTGTTTCTCAAAGGACCACAGTTGTACCAGGTGACATAACTTGTGAGAATTTAGGAGTGAAAGACTCCAATTTGTTGGATGAGATGTGGAGGGAAGTAGATATTGTTGTTAATCTAGCGGCAACTACCAATTTTGATGAAAG ATATGATGTGGCCTTGGGAattaacacatttggagctagACATGTCCTCAGCTTTGCCAAGAAGTGTAATAAATTAAAGGTTCTTCTTCATGTGTCAACTG catATGTATGTGGTGAAAAGCCAGGATTAATGTTGGAGATACCATACTATATGGGTGAGACCCTAAATGGGACATCAGGGCTAGATATTGAAGCAGAGAAGAAACTAATAGAAGAAACACTGAAACAACTCAAAGCTGAGGATGCTTCTGATAAAGCCATTACAATAGCATTGAAGGAGCTTGGCCTTGAAAG AGCAAGGAAATATGGATGGCCAAACACCTATGTATTCACAAAAACAATGGGAGAAATGCTTTTGGGAAATTTGAAAGAAGATGTACCTCTTGTTATTGTACGTCCTACTATCATAACTAGCACCTTTAAAGAACCTTTTCCTGGTTGGGTTGAAGGTATCAG AACTATTGACAGTTTAGCAGTTGGATACGGTAAAGGAAGAATAACTTGCTTCCTTGGCAATCCTAAAACCATATTAGATGTG ATTCCGGCAGATATGGTGGTGAATGCAATGATAGTAGCAATGGTGGCTCATGCTGATCAAATGGGAAGTGAGACCATATACCAAGTTGGATCCTCAGTTTCAAACCCTTTGGAAATCACTAATCTTAAAGAATATGGATTCAATTACTTCAGAAAATATCCATGGATTAACAAAATGGATGGAAAACCTATTATTGTTGGCCAAGTTACAATGTTGAGTACTATGGATAGTTTTCGCAAATACATGGCCCTTCATTACTTGCTTCCTTTGAAG ggATTGGAAATAGTTAACACAGCATGTTGCCAATACTTCCAAGGCAAATACTTGGAACTTTACAGGAAAATCAAGTTTGTAATGCGGTTGATAGACCTTTATGGACCCTACTTATTCTTCAAGTCAAT ATTCGACGATTTAAATACAGAAAAATTACGTATGGTAGCAAAAGAGAGTGGCGTTGAAACGGACATATTCTACTTTGATCCCAAGACTATCAACTGGGAAGATTATTTCATGAAAACTCATCTTCCTGGAGTTGTAAGATACGTGTTTAAGTAG
- the LOC142164061 gene encoding uncharacterized protein LOC142164061, whose translation MNTVFSSLISTVIYASNAYKVWEDLRERERERERERFDKVNASRACYLHKKIATLVQGVSSVSVYFLRLRELWDVYETLAPPPSCGCPESRQHAEHYQLQKLYQFLSGLNESYENAKNQVLMIRPLPNINQAYSMIVNVESQRKVGGGNTSGVGTENGEPVALLSNRGASEGGYRPRNIYGKASPYCEYYKLKGHTKDNSYKLHGHPADFKYKKKGGGPNNYANNVIKTSSAPSAPDMQ comes from the coding sequence ATGAATACAGTTTTCTCAAGTCTAATTAGCACAGTGATATATGCCTCGAATGCATATAAGGTGTGGGAAGacttaagagagagagagagagagagagagagagagagatttgaCAAAGTGAATGCATCTAGAGCCTGctatttgcataagaaaattgCCACACTAGTTCAGGGAGTGTCTTCAGTATCTGTATATTTTTTGAGACTACGTGAGTTGTGGGATGTATATGAAACTCTGGCTCCTCCACCCTCTTGTGGATGTCCTGAGTCCAGGCAACATGCTGAACATTATCAATTGCAAAAATTGTACCAATTTTTGTCTGGTTTAAATGAGTCTTATGAGAATGCTAAGAATCAAGTTCTCATGATTAGACCACTGCCAAACATAAATCAAGCTTATTCTATGATTGTTAATGTTGAGAGCCAAAGGAAAGTAGGAGGAGGGAATACCAGTGGTGTTGGTACTGAGAATGGAGAACCTGTTGCACTCTTAAGCAACAGAGGAGCAAGTGAAGGTGGTTATAGACCTAGAAATATCTATGGGAAGGCTTCCCCTTACTGTGAATACTACAAGCTTAAGGGTCACACAAAGGATAATTCCTATAAGCTACATGGTCATCCAGCTGATTTCAAGTACAAAAAGAAAGGAGGGGGACCTAACAACTATGCCAACAATGTGATTAAGACTAGTTCAGCACCTTCAGCACCTGATATGCAGTAG